A window of Maioricimonas rarisocia genomic DNA:
CCGGTGTCTGGATCGGCGAAAACGGACCGCGATTCTCGTACGGCTGATGCGGCTTGGGGTCCCACGTATCGATGTGGCTCGGTCCGCCGGTCATCCAGAGCAGAATGACGCTGCGGTGGCTGGGCGTCTCGGCCGCCTGTGCCCGCTGCTGCAGCAGTTGCGGCACCGACAGCCCGGCAACGCCCGCCAGGCTCGCCTTGAGCATGTTGCGGCGGCTGCGGATCGCGAGCCCCTCCGGCGTAAGAGCGTCGAAGCCGGTGAAGGCGTGATTCTGATGAGCGGCTCGCACACAGGCGTGGTGCACAGCAGGTCTCCTCGGGTGACAGTCATTGAGCGAGCGCGACCGATCAACATCTGTGGATGCATTGTAGTCGGAGATCGGCTGCGGCGCGAACCGAATCTGAGAGGATTCCTGCCGGATTGGCTGGGGTGAAGATGACGAGCCGGGACAGCGAGGGAGTCGACGACAGGTTACGAGCCGCGACCGTGAGGGAGCGTCAGGGGACCACGCCGGCACGGAGTAGGCTGGGACTTTTCCCAGCATCCGTACGAGTGGCTGGTGGTCGAGCCGTAGGCGAGCCCCCAGCTTGAGAGTCGAGGAGTGAGGCTTCAGTGAATATCTGCGATGCCGCAGGCGAGCTCCGTACGTCAGTGCCGGGATGAATTCTATAGTTGGCGCCGCTCCAGAGCCGGCGTGGCTGGGGCGTTCTCCAGCGAACCATGACTCCCCGCGACCACGGCCCCAGCCGGGCAGGGCCGGCTATTGCCGGCCGTCGAGCGTACGGGGACGACCGGAAGCCCTCGTCCCTGCAGGATTGCAACGCTCTCACTCGTCGTCCCGTAGCGGCACCACCCGGAAGTCATCGGAGCGGGAGATGCGAGCAAACCCTGAAGAGAGTCAGAGAATCACATCGGATGCCACGGATCCCGCGACGTCCGTCAACCGCATTTCGCGGCCGGCATAGCGGTAGGTCAGTTGCTCGTGATCGAGGCCGAGCAGGTGCAGCACCGTCGCGTGCCAGTCGTGGACATGCATGCGGCCCTCCACCGCTTCGTAACCATGCTCGTCGGTGCGGCCATGTCGGAAGCCGCCTTTTACACCGCCGCCCGCCATCCACATGGTGTAGCCTTTATGGTTGTGGTCACGGCCTGTTCCGGAATCGGAGTACGGCGTGCGGCCGAATTCTCCTCCCCAGAGGACCAGGGTGTCCTTGAGCAGGTCGCGGCGTTTCAGGTCCGCGAGCAGTCCTGCGATCGGCTTGTCGGTTTCGGCGCAGTTGTTCGCCAGCGCAGTCTGGATGTTGCTGTGCTGGTCCCAGCTGCCGTGCCCCAGTTCGATGAATCGCACGCCGGCCTCGGCAAATCGTCGGGCAAGCAGACACTGACGGCCGAATCCGTCGGTCGGATCCTCATTGATTCCGTACAGCGCCAGCGTTTCTTCCGTTTCGTCGGAGAGATCCATCACACCGGGGACCGCATCTTGCATGCGGAATGCCAGTTCATAATTCGCGATGGCTCCTTCAACCAGGGGATTGTGCTGGTCACGTGCCAGCTTTTCCCGGTTGAGTGCGTTGATCAGATCGAGTTGATCGCGCTGCTGTGTTCGCGTCAGCCGCTCATTCACGGCGTTGTTGATGCCGTAAGGATTGGCCTCTCCGCGGCGGAGCTGGTCGATCCGCCGGTTTCGCTGCGAACTGTCCTGGATCGTGAACCTTGTCCCCTGATACGCCGCCGGCAGGAACGCGCTGCCATAGTTCTGCGCCCCGCCCGTCGCTGTCGGCGGATTGATGGAGATGAACCCCGGCAGGTTCCGACTCTCACTCCCCAGGCCGTACAGCGTCCAGGCACCCAGCGACGGCCGTACCGACTGAAAGCTTCCGGTGTGCATCTGAATGAAAGCCTGTGCATGTGCAGGTTGATCACAATGCATTCCGTGCAGCAGGCAGAGGTCATCGGCATGCCGTGCAAGGTTCGGAAACAGCTGCGAAATCCACAGTCCGCTGTCACCGTGCCGATTGAACGTCCAGGGCGATGCCCACCAGGGAGAACCGTAAGCCGATGTCCGTCCGTGATCCTGCTTGAGTCGCGGCTTGTAGTCGAAGGTGTCGACGTGCGATGGCCCGCCACGCATGCAGAGGAAAATGACCCGTTTGGCGCGCGGCTGAAAGTGGGGTTTGTGCGGGAGAAGTGTCGTGCCCTGTTTGTCCGTATCGGCTGTGGCAAGGGCTGCAAACGCGAGATAGCCGAAACCTGCGGAGAGTGTCCGCAGGGCGTCGCGTCGCGCAGTGGATGTCGTACACTGTGAACAGAAGCGGCGATACATGTCGTTACCTTCAATCGATCATCTGGAATTCCATCGAACCGAACAGGGCCTGGCAGTAGATCGCCAGCGGGCTCATGGGGGGCAGATGACTTCCATCGCTCGGCAACCGATCCGGTGCGGCATCCGGCCCGGAGGATCGACCACGGCCGCGACGCATACCACGGGAGCCGGTTCTTCCTGCAGGACTTCCGAATCGCCCGCGCGGGCTGCTCGATTGCCGGATCGCGTTGCTGTCGGTTTCGAATCGGACGAGAAACCCGGATGCGAGCTGTCGTTCGCGGTCGGTTGGTGATCGTCCCAATGCAAGCTCGAATGCGGTGGTGATCTGTTCCTCCCGGGGAAGATCTTCGAGCCGCCCGGCAAGTGCGACCGCCTGGTCCTGTACAAACCGGTTGTTCATCAGGAAGAGGGACTGCAGGGGACTGGAGGTCGTGTCGCGCTTGCCACTGACCAGACTCGCATCGGGAGCGTCAAACAGTTCCAGCATCTCCGGGAGTACGCTTCGAACGCGCGGGAGATACACAGATCGGGTACGGGTGTCGATCGACCGGATGACCGGTTCAAACACGTTCTGCCCGACGCCTCCTTCTCCCACATTCCGGAGGTAGGTACCGAGTGGACGCTGCCGGTCCAGTTGTCCCGACACGGCGAGCATTGCGTCTCGCAACGCCTCGGCCTCGAGACGCCGCTGATTCATCCGCCAGCAGAACCGGTTTTCCGGATCGATGCCGAAATTGTGTGCGTCGTACGTTGATGCGAGCTGCCATGTTCGCGACATCGCGATTTCGTGGATGAGCGCCTTGATGGACCAGTTCTGTTCAATCAGTCGACCCGCGAGGTAATCGAGCAGTTCCGGGTGGCTCGGTGTCTCTCCCGCATGGCCGAAGTCATCGACCGTGCGTACCAGTCCCCGGCCGAACATCCAGTGCCAGATCCGATTGGTGATGACGCGGGCCGTTAGCGGGTTTCTCGGGCTGGCGATCCACTCCGCCAGTTCCAGCCGCCCGCTCCGGCTGTGGTATGAGAGACCCGGCAGTCCGGGAGTACGATGTCGGCGGAAACCTGGATCTTTCGTCAATGAATCCAGCGTGTGTTTGTCCTGTGGACTGAGCATCTGCAGAACGCCACGTTTCACGAGCTGAGCGGGCTGATCCAGTTCTCCGCGTATCAGCAGACGCGTCGGCAGCGGCGCATCCCGGTCCTGCGTACCCATCGCAAAGACACGGGGCTGGCCGCGACTCGAGTAGGCTTGCAACGCGGCTTCCGTTTCGTCGCGGTCGGACCGCAGCTTCCGGAGGAGTCCGCGAAAGACGTTTTCTCCGGAGCGGATCTGCTTCATCGCTTCGTCGAGTGCCCTGGCCGCGTCGTCACGCTGTCGGATGAGGGCGGCGTATTCGTCCGCATTGAGGTCAGGCGTCCCGGCCGGTGGGCCCATCCCGGTCAGATCGATGAGTGTTGTCGCCTGCCGGGCTTGTGCCTTGAGGAGACCATAGTGCGTCTCTGTCGAGCGGAAGATGCCGGCCAGCGCGTAGTAGTCGGCCTGGGGAATGGGATCGAACTTATGGTCGTGACAACGGGCGCACGCGACCGTGGTGGCCAGAAACGACCGTGTCATCGTGTCAATCTGCTCGTCGACGAGGTCGGCAAAGAACCTCTGTTGATCCTCTTCGCCGACCGATTTCACGCCGATCGTCAGGAACCCGGTTGCGATGATGTTGCTGGCCCACTCCGAGTCGTTCGAGATGGGCAACAGATCGCCTGCGATCTGTTCCCGGATAAACTGATCGAACGGTTTGTCGTCGTTGAATGCATCGATCACGTAGTCTCGATACCGCCAGGCGTGCTGGTAGACGTTGTTGTGGTCACCTCCCGTTGACTCTGCGTACCGGGCGACATCCAGCCAGTGCCGACCCCAGCGTTCTCCATAGCTGTCTGACGCCAGCAACTCATCGACCAGTTGTGCGACAACCTTCTGACGCACGTTGTCACTTGCGACCTCCAGCCTGGGGAGCCACCGCTGCAGGTCTGCGGGCGAAGGGGGCAGGCCCGTCAGAACGAAGTACAACCGCCGGACCAGCACCTGCGGTGCCGCATCCCCGACCGGATGCAAGTCCTTGTCGGTCCAGCCTGCTGCGACAAACCGGTCGATCGGGGTCCTCGCCCAGTTCGTTGATCCGGCTGGCGGTGGTGTTGTCTCTGGCAACGGCTGATATGCCCAGAACGTCCGTCCTGCTTCGAGGTCGAGGTCACTCTCCGGGGCCGGACGGATCGAGGTGATGCGGGGATCGGGAGCCCCCATCAGTATCCAGCGGCGGAAGTCGTCGATGGTCGTCTGAGGCAGCTTCCCTTTCGGCGGCATCTGCCAGCCGTCGTCGTGGTAGAGCAGTGCCTGATACAGGATGCTCTCTTTGAGTGACTTCGCGATCACTGCCGGGCCGGACTCGCCACCGCGCATCAGTGCGTCGCGGGAATCGACCCGGAGCCCTCCCCTCGCCTTGCCTGATTCGGCGGAATGGCATTCGTAGCAGTGCGTGACCAGTGCCGGACGAATCCTGGACTCGAAGAACCGAGTTCCTTCCGGAGACGGAGTGTGGATCTGGCCGGATGCTGCCGACACCAGGCCGACGATCGGCACGATAGATTTCAGGGCACGCTGAATCACTTCACCCCTCCCGCTGCCGAGGGACGCTTTGTCGGAGGACGCTTCGGACGGACCGCGATGACTGCTTCGCCACGCGCTGTTGCACTCGACTGATTGATGTCGGTCTCGGGAATGATCACGTTGATCTCGGTGATGCGATTCCCCTCGGTCACGATGCGGGCCGGAAGCCCGGCCTGCATCTCCCGAAATACGCGGTGTCTGAGCCCCCCCGCCAGTTCAGTACCGACGCGAAACTCAAATGTTCGCCGTTCCCGCATGGCCGAGGTGATCCTGACTCCGCGAGGAACGGTGACGACTGTTGGCCGTATTGCCGCAGGTGTGCTGCGGCGTCCCCTGCGACCTGCTCGTTGCGGCGACGGTGTGGCATCGCCCCCGCCACGCATGCCGCGACCGGTTCGGCCGGTGTCCGGGACGACTTCAATCCGATTTCCGTTGACCCGCTGGATCGTCACGAATGTTTCATTTGCGAGGGTTGTTGCAGGGAGAACGAGCAGCAACGCTGCGGGAATCAAGTGTTTCATCTCGTGTCTCCGGGGGAGCAGGTGATCGGCACAGTGCCGGAAGTGCCGGGCCTCCGTTGATCGTACGGCGGCGGCCGGATTGCCCGCTCGAATCCGTCAAAAGTCGAAAATGTCCGAGTTGACCGTCCAATCGGGCAACTGCTGTACGATCACAGACGGTGGACGTTGCGTTCGAGCGGGTTGACAGGAGTGCAGACGGTTGAAGAGTGGAGAGAGACAGCCGGAGGCGGACGAAACCGCCGCATTCATGGCGTTGCTGATGCAGCACCGTCATCGGCTGTATGCCTTTATCACCAAGCAGCTCGTCAACCCGGCGGATGTTGAGGACGTGTTCCAGAAGACGAGTATCGTGCTGTGGAAGAAGAGGTCGGAGTTCGACTCCGAGGGGAGTTTCTTTCATTGGGCGTGCGGCATTGCCTTCAACGAAGTCCGCAACTTCCTGACAGTGCAGCGGCGGAGTCGACTGCGATTCGATCTCGAACTCGTCGAGCTGCTCGCTCGCGAGGCGGCCGATGAGGATTCACTCTCGCAGTCTCGATTGGAGGCGTTGCGCCAGTGCCTGTCGCAACTGTCGGATCGGCAACAGACCATCCTCAGGCAGTGTTACGCAGGAACAGAGTCCATCACCACCATCGCAGAGCAACTGGGGCGAGAGCGTACCGCCCTCTACAAGCAGCTGGCCCGCCTGCGTGAAAAACTGCTCGACTGCATTCGCCGCCGACTGGCACAGGAGGGAACGCCGTCATGAGCGATCAGTCCCTCCGGCAGCAGATCGTCGATCTGATCGACGGCACCATCAGTGACACCAGGCACGACGCGCTGCAGGAACGTCTGAAGTCCGACGCTGCTGCACGTCGTCTGTTCCGCGAGTTGATGGATGTGGAAGCGGGTCTGCGAACCTGGTCCGCAGACGAAGGGTACAGTGGGAACGCAACTCTCGCCGGGAACAGGCCGTCGAGTCGCCGGAGGTCCTGGAGACTCGCGATGATTTCCACAGCGGTGAGTCTCCTGGCGGTCGCCGTCTGGTGGACGCAGCGGCCCGATCGGGACCGGTTCGAGCAGGTCGAGCAGCGACACCCGGCAGCGCCACCGGTGAGCGTGCCGGGCGAATCGTTCCTTGGCCGAGTGGTTCAGCGAGGTGACGGTGTGTTGCAGCCGACTCCGTCACTGCAGCAGGGACGATTCACCGCGGGAACGATCCGGTTAGCCTCGGGGGCCGCCGAGCTTCGCTTCGATTCGGGGACGAATGTCATCCTGGAAGGCCCATGTGAGCTGACCGTCGAAGCGGCCCACACGGCGCGGCTCCTCACTGGTACGGTCTGTGTCGATGTCACGGAAGTATCGAACGGGTTTGTGCTGGAAACTCCCGAAGCCCGGATCATCGATGAGGGGACACAGTATGCCGTCGTTCTGGATGAGGAGGCGACCGAAGTCCACGTCTTTGACGGCAGCGTGATCTGGATCCCGACAGACCCCGTCTCCGGTTCCGAGGACCGAATCACATCCGGTGAAGCACATCGCTTTCTGCGCAGGGAGCCGGGCCGGCCACATCGTATTCCATTCGGCCAGCGGCAGTTCGTGCGGCGCCTTGAGGAATCGGTTCGCCAGGCAGCTGGAGGCGAACTGATTGCCTACGACGGGTTCGAGAACCTGGCCGGCCGCTTGCGCCGCGGCCGCAGTGGATTCGGATGGTCCGGGGGATGGGAGTCTGCGCGACGGGGACGAGGCCCCCTTGCAGAGGTGATCGACGCACCGGATAACATCGTCTTCGGCATGGAACGGTCGGGACGCCGGTTACTTGCGCTGCGAGGCGGCGACAGGATACGGAGGTCATTCGAGAACCCAGTCGCACTGGCCCCGGGAACTACGTTGTTTATCAGCGTTCTGGTCCGTCCCCGGACGCCTTCGGTTGAGGCGGACGCTTCGGTGCGGATCGTCCTGGAGCCGGACTCGGCGTCGCCGAGATACATTCGACGCCATTCGGTGTCATTCGGTGTCACATCTCTGGGACAGCCGTTCCTCAACAACGCTGGGACGGTATGCGAGACGGCCTTGCCGGTGCCTGCAGGAAAGACGTGCCTGTTCATCTTCAGGTACCTGGTCGACCGCCGGGGCAGTACGTCCGACCTTCAAATCTACCGCCCCGACGAGCCGCTCGATCAACGTGAACCGGACACCTGGACTGAGTCCTGTCACTCTTCGGATTCTTCACCCGGATTCGTGGCAGTCCGACTGACAGCCGGGGCGTCGAGGGACTGGCTGGTGGATGAATTGAAGGTCGGCACAACGTGGTCTTCCATCGTGCCGTCCGCGGAGCCTCGAACGGAGCGCCAACAGCCGGCCGGCGCCTTGCTGGTCCCGGATCAGTAGACTCTCGAACCGTGGTGCAGTCCCCTCTTCCCGGACCTGCCGCGTGTTGATGCCGCGTCGGCCGGCTCTGGCTTTGTGTCGTGGTCACGCTCACACCCGACCCGCGGACCGCTGTCCGCGGTCAGTCGATGCGTGATTGCTACTCTGGATTCCTGCCCGCCGCTTCCTTCATCTCAAATTCGCCGAAGTAGCCGACCGACGAGCGATACCGCCCGCGAAGCAGGTTCCCCTTGATCGCCCCGGCCCATTCGTAGTCGTGGCCGCGAATCACCGCTTTGCCGGATAGATCGGTGACCCCTTTGCCCGGTTTGCTCTGGAACTTCGCCTTGTACTCGAAGGGATCCCCCTTGAAGGTGCCGGTGAACGTGGCGTCCCAGTTCCCTTCACCGTCGTGTTTCGCGACGCATTTGAGCGGCCCGGTCGTGCCGTACTTGCGATTGTTCCACTTCCCCTGCCAGGTGCGAGTTTCGCCTTCGTCCTGTGCGGGAAGAGACGAACAGGTGAGGACGAGCGAGAGAATCAGCAGGGCACGCATGGCAACGGTCCTCGAACGGGACATGGGGCGGACAGGGCTCATCTGATTGTCGCCGATGGGGAGAAACGTGCAATGTCTGTTGGGGCGACGGCCTCGCGTCGGCTGCCGGTTCGACCGTGACGGACGCGTCGGCTGCCGGTTCGACCGTGACGGAGAAGAAAAGGCACCACGGAGTTGTCATGACGGTGCGTCGTCCCGGAGCATGAAAATGGGCGCCTTGCAGGGGACGCAGCCCAGGCGTGAGATGGGTGGCCGGGGTCGGAACGAGCGAAGCGAGTGCAGCCCCCGGAACGTTTTCCAAGGCCGCGGCCGCCTATTTTCATAGGAGGTGCTGAGACACTGAGGAAGAATCAGGGTGGCTGGGGCGCTGACCAGCGATCCAGGTGATTGACGACCACGGCCCCAGCCGGGCAGGGCCCGATGTTGCCAGCCAGGGCATGCGTGCTCTTGAAGGCACGCATGTGCGTCGACAGTACCTGGCCTCTTGCCGGCTGCGCCAGCCGCCATGTGGCCACCCCCCGCGGCGCGGGTACGCGATTCATCAAGCCTCGCGTCTTTAGCCTCAGGCCTTGCGGACTACGCCCCAGCCATTCGCCCGCTCCGGCAGGTGGGCAACCCGCGGGTACCCAGGTCATGCGTACACGATCAGGCGTTTCGCACTCTCTGATCTCAACCTTGCGATGACGGCTTGTGACACATTTGTTCTCCTCAAGTAGACCCTGCACAATGATGGGTGTTGCAGCAACGACAACACTCCTTCGTCGGTCACTGCAGTACCTTCGAGCCGCAGATCTTCCAGCAACGCCAAGGACGCAATCCCCTGCATGGCGGCATCGGTAACCCGCGTGTCGTTCAGCGCCAACAACCCTAAACTCGGAAGCGCGCGCAGGCATTCACCAATACCTGAATCGTCAACTGGGCACCCGTTCATATGCAAATACATCCGCTTCACATCGGACAGACACGCCAGCCCCGCCCCAGTCACGTCCGTGCAATTGAGCTGCAACAGCCTGAGCTGCTTTAAGGCCCCCACCCTCTTGACGCCCTGATCGCCAATGCGGTTGCTACACAACGACACACTCCACAGATGTGACAGCCCTCCGATCACATTGAGACTTGCATTTGAAATACCACAGTTGTCAAGGTACAGCTCACTAAGGTCGCGGCTCACGCCAATTGCATCCACCCCTCGATCACCAAGCAGAGGCATTGATGTCACCAAAAGGCTCCTCAGCCTCGGCCATGAGTCCAGGCAGGCCAATGCAGCACCAGTCAAAACGGCACTCTCGACAACGACTTCTTCAACATTGGGGCACTCATTGGCGATCGCAACAAGCCCTGCATCACTCACGCGTGTATTTAGCAACTCCAATCGCTTCCAGCGCGGGGACGCTTTCCGCAAGACATCCACATCGCCCCACCGCTCGCCTCTAAACGCTGGCACTATCTTGCCTCCCTTTCACACACAGGCTTGCACTCACCAACCTCAAACCCTTGCCACCTCACCTCGCGGAAGCCAGAGTGACTACAGGCTGACCGCTTATCGAATGCGGTCATGGGATGGAGGAACGGCCGGATGAGTCCGGACCTGCGAATCCGCCTTCCCGCATGGCTAACTCACTATCTGATTCTCAATGCGGTCGAACGCAACCCAGTCGCCGCAGATGTCTTTCACGCATTCCATGCCGCGTTCGTTCACGATAATGCACCTCCAGCCGGCATCACACAGTCGGAACACGTCGTGCCTGCCCATGATGCCCTCCAGTCGCATCACCCCCTTCTTTCGCAGGACCTTGCCGATCCGCAATGGATGCCATGTCCAGAGAGGCTCCACCTGGGAGGCGGTTGCCGGGTCATGGGGATTGTGCAGGATGTATTCCTCAGGTTCGCCGTTGAAAGGGTATTGCTCTCGCTCCAGGTGACGATGTCTGTCCCACTTGTGCCAGTCGATGCGGACCACCTTCCCGAGCAGCACCGGGCGGAATTCACCGACACCTGACAGGCCGGACGCTTCCAGCTTCTGTCGCGCTGTGCCCGTCACAATGACCGCACCATCGAGGCCAGGAAATGAAATCGGAGAAACAAACGGCCCGGTGCGATCCAGTCGTTGCTCCTCACTATGAAACATGCCGTCGCGAAGTATCGAACCGTAATCCCCCCAGCAATCCATCCTCCGCGGGCGAACAAGTTCGAAAAACGCTGTTGCGCTAACCGTCATTGCTGCAATGCCTCCCGGCTGCATTTGCCTCTTCGAGCAGCTCGTTCATCAACCGAGTTTCTTCTTTCCTTTGCTACTCGCTCTGCCGTGAGTCTCTACCGCGGGACGGATGCGTGCGGGCGTCCGAGGCACTCCCTGCGACTCCATACGCAGATGCATGCCCATCAACACCTTCCGGGACATGGCGTCTCATGTTGCCTGGTTCGACGCCAGAATCAGTCCGCATTCGCAGCACACCTCGAAGATCACCTGGACGTCACCGAACTCTTCAAACAGATAGAATCCTTTGACGGGGTCGTTCGACACAACACAAAAGGGAAGAATCGACGTCCTGCTTTTGAACAGACGACATTCTGGATTGAGGCAGTGCCAACTGGGACACTCCTGCACCAGGGGATCACAAAACGATGCAACAACCTCTGCGTCGCTTGCCGCAGGATTTCTTACGGCATACTCTCGCTGCCAGGCCAATGCCTTCTGGTAGTCGGCCGGAGCCAGCTCATCAATCCCGAAGACCCCGGCAAAGGCGACGGCGTCTCTCAGATCCGTGGGGTCGTACCCGCAATCGTCAACGCGAACGGGTACGCGGGGAAACTCGAGCGGATAGTTGTCAAAAGGAAACTCTTCGTCCTCGCTGACAAACTCATACTCGGCATCGAAGAACAACCGGTCAGGCGCTCCGGGAAACCAGCCAATCACACCCTCGCGGAAATCGAAACAGTAAAAGAGTTCAATCAGTCCCTCCAAATGTGGCACATGCGGGACGTTCGGGTCCGAGAAATCGATCTGGTACAACCTGTGGATTCGCCGGCCTGACGAGACCAGCGATGCCCCTCCGAATTCGTGCTGAAAGCGCGATTCTCCTGCCGAAACCCGAGCGACTCGTTTGTCCGCAAACAGCACTGCACCAGTTTCGTTCATGCCACCAACCATGTCGCCCCCACTCCCGGATGCGGTTCAGTGGAATCGCGAGCACAAGATGAGCCGAGCGATCTTTGTGTCATCGTTTCACACACAGTTCCTGCTGCCGCCTGCCAGGGCGGCGTCCCATACCCATGCTGCTGTTTCGTGATTGAAGGCCGGCGCGACCGGGCGGAACCCTGTCGGGTGTGGTTGGCGGAGAGAATCAATGGCCTGTTGAGACTGTGTTGGTCACATATTCTCGATCGTTCTGCGACATTTAGTTGGAGCCCAGCCATCCTCACCTCGCCGCGCGAACAGGGTGACGATTCGAATCGCTTCTGTTAACAGGCGCTCGGCGGCGTCAACAGCTCCTTCAGCAGTTTCACGCTCCACAGTCTCGCCCCGGTGTATGAACCTGTTCCGACTTACGATGAACTGTTTCGTGACGCTTTCCCAAAGTTCTGATCCGTCGCTGAGTTCAAGCGACGTTATATCTGTGCCCCACTCTTTCAGCATCTTCGGTAGCAAGTCTCGATCAGCACCTCCGGATCGAGACGGCAGGATCTGACGGACAAGAATGTCAGCCACGTCTTCCGACATGAACGACGCTTCACACAGCGGCCTCAGCAGGAACCATCGTATGGTCAGCTCAACCGCAATCATGGAGCTCGTCAGCGATTCGCCGTAGAATCCCGATGTTGCTAGTTCCTTTGCGGCGTCGATTCGCTTACGAATGCGATCCTGAATGTCATCGCCGTAATAGAAGAAGTAGTAGTTAATGGCGTTCTCTTTGATCTCCGAAAGCGTCCGTTGTTCGACTTCTCGTTCATATTCTTCTCTAGCAGCCTCGTGCTGCGCCTCCCATTCGTCCATTCCCATGGCCTGTCTCCTCTAATGACAGTACTTCGGCGGAAACTCATTCGCCTGCCAAACGGCGAAAGCGAAGTAGTAGCTTTAAAGAAATAGTGTTGCGAGAGCGGGCTTCAGTATGGTATTCGTGACGCGAAGCACCGGGTGCCGCGGCTGGACGGGCCGGCAATGCAGAGAAGGCGCTCAGAGGGATCCGCGGGAGGGCGAGCATAGCGCCAGCCGGCCGGTTCATTCCCGGGCGACCGGCAGTGGTCGAAGAGTAGAGAAGACAGTTCATCGGACGGCCCCATCCGAATCGTGGCCCGACAGTTCGTCGCCGCTGCGGCTCCTGTTCGCAGAGGCAACGGGAACACCAGGTTCGAGCCTACCCGTGTTTTACGGGGGAGTCAATAACGGGTCCGCTGGCATGCCCACCCGCCTTTGGCGTGAGGGCATGGCACCCGCGTTTTTCTCAATTAAACGACGCCCGACGGCCCACGCAGCGCGGTCCGTGGGCTTACGACTCCAACTCCTGACTCCTATTTCCTGATTCCTCACAAAAAAACGGCCCGGCGAGCGCTGCCGGGCCGTGACGCTGTCATGAAGCTGGAGGGCGAAGTCCGCCTCAGATGTACTGGTTGATGATATTCTCCAGCATCTCCTGGCGGCCGCTGGCGTTGGGAGCCGCTTCCCC
This region includes:
- a CDS encoding sigma-70 family RNA polymerase sigma factor — encoded protein: MKSGERQPEADETAAFMALLMQHRHRLYAFITKQLVNPADVEDVFQKTSIVLWKKRSEFDSEGSFFHWACGIAFNEVRNFLTVQRRSRLRFDLELVELLAREAADEDSLSQSRLEALRQCLSQLSDRQQTILRQCYAGTESITTIAEQLGRERTALYKQLARLREKLLDCIRRRLAQEGTPS
- a CDS encoding FecR domain-containing protein, with product MSDQSLRQQIVDLIDGTISDTRHDALQERLKSDAAARRLFRELMDVEAGLRTWSADEGYSGNATLAGNRPSSRRRSWRLAMISTAVSLLAVAVWWTQRPDRDRFEQVEQRHPAAPPVSVPGESFLGRVVQRGDGVLQPTPSLQQGRFTAGTIRLASGAAELRFDSGTNVILEGPCELTVEAAHTARLLTGTVCVDVTEVSNGFVLETPEARIIDEGTQYAVVLDEEATEVHVFDGSVIWIPTDPVSGSEDRITSGEAHRFLRREPGRPHRIPFGQRQFVRRLEESVRQAAGGELIAYDGFENLAGRLRRGRSGFGWSGGWESARRGRGPLAEVIDAPDNIVFGMERSGRRLLALRGGDRIRRSFENPVALAPGTTLFISVLVRPRTPSVEADASVRIVLEPDSASPRYIRRHSVSFGVTSLGQPFLNNAGTVCETALPVPAGKTCLFIFRYLVDRRGSTSDLQIYRPDEPLDQREPDTWTESCHSSDSSPGFVAVRLTAGASRDWLVDELKVGTTWSSIVPSAEPRTERQQPAGALLVPDQ
- a CDS encoding leucine-rich repeat domain-containing protein translates to MSDAGLVAIANECPNVEEVVVESAVLTGAALACLDSWPRLRSLLVTSMPLLGDRGVDAIGVSRDLSELYLDNCGISNASLNVIGGLSHLWSVSLCSNRIGDQGVKRVGALKQLRLLQLNCTDVTGAGLACLSDVKRMYLHMNGCPVDDSGIGECLRALPSLGLLALNDTRVTDAAMQGIASLALLEDLRLEGTAVTDEGVLSLLQHPSLCRVYLRRTNVSQAVIARLRSESAKRLIVYA
- a CDS encoding DUF1501 domain-containing protein, with the protein product MYRRFCSQCTTSTARRDALRTLSAGFGYLAFAALATADTDKQGTTLLPHKPHFQPRAKRVIFLCMRGGPSHVDTFDYKPRLKQDHGRTSAYGSPWWASPWTFNRHGDSGLWISQLFPNLARHADDLCLLHGMHCDQPAHAQAFIQMHTGSFQSVRPSLGAWTLYGLGSESRNLPGFISINPPTATGGAQNYGSAFLPAAYQGTRFTIQDSSQRNRRIDQLRRGEANPYGINNAVNERLTRTQQRDQLDLINALNREKLARDQHNPLVEGAIANYELAFRMQDAVPGVMDLSDETEETLALYGINEDPTDGFGRQCLLARRFAEAGVRFIELGHGSWDQHSNIQTALANNCAETDKPIAGLLADLKRRDLLKDTLVLWGGEFGRTPYSDSGTGRDHNHKGYTMWMAGGGVKGGFRHGRTDEHGYEAVEGRMHVHDWHATVLHLLGLDHEQLTYRYAGREMRLTDVAGSVASDVIL
- a CDS encoding PSD1 and planctomycete cytochrome C domain-containing protein is translated as MIQRALKSIVPIVGLVSAASGQIHTPSPEGTRFFESRIRPALVTHCYECHSAESGKARGGLRVDSRDALMRGGESGPAVIAKSLKESILYQALLYHDDGWQMPPKGKLPQTTIDDFRRWILMGAPDPRITSIRPAPESDLDLEAGRTFWAYQPLPETTPPPAGSTNWARTPIDRFVAAGWTDKDLHPVGDAAPQVLVRRLYFVLTGLPPSPADLQRWLPRLEVASDNVRQKVVAQLVDELLASDSYGERWGRHWLDVARYAESTGGDHNNVYQHAWRYRDYVIDAFNDDKPFDQFIREQIAGDLLPISNDSEWASNIIATGFLTIGVKSVGEEDQQRFFADLVDEQIDTMTRSFLATTVACARCHDHKFDPIPQADYYALAGIFRSTETHYGLLKAQARQATTLIDLTGMGPPAGTPDLNADEYAALIRQRDDAARALDEAMKQIRSGENVFRGLLRKLRSDRDETEAALQAYSSRGQPRVFAMGTQDRDAPLPTRLLIRGELDQPAQLVKRGVLQMLSPQDKHTLDSLTKDPGFRRHRTPGLPGLSYHSRSGRLELAEWIASPRNPLTARVITNRIWHWMFGRGLVRTVDDFGHAGETPSHPELLDYLAGRLIEQNWSIKALIHEIAMSRTWQLASTYDAHNFGIDPENRFCWRMNQRRLEAEALRDAMLAVSGQLDRQRPLGTYLRNVGEGGVGQNVFEPVIRSIDTRTRSVYLPRVRSVLPEMLELFDAPDASLVSGKRDTTSSPLQSLFLMNNRFVQDQAVALAGRLEDLPREEQITTAFELALGRSPTDRERQLASGFLVRFETDSNAIRQSSSPRGRFGSPAGRTGSRGMRRGRGRSSGPDAAPDRLPSDGSHLPPMSPLAIYCQALFGSMEFQMID